In Corylus avellana chromosome ca2, CavTom2PMs-1.0, the following proteins share a genomic window:
- the LOC132168863 gene encoding protein PLASTID MOVEMENT IMPAIRED 2-like → MSFEFIKKTSSRTRELHIARRDLGRYKESKKAAESVSAQAESELSNAKKTVKDLSLLIEKSNSKAKAQMQDIEMLNKSRRREERALAVRNIESYQYAEVMRELEFVKQELSKLKLDMAHVLEEKSRTEKEVEASSSKLFSYLSSAQALSKEIEKANEEQVLVEVVRIEALKECREIEAQRVKEVTELYKLEYKQCEL, encoded by the coding sequence ATGTCTTTTGAATTCATAAAGAAGACCTCTTCGAGAACAAGAGAATTGCATATAGCACGAAGGGACCTTGGTCGATACAAAGAGAGCAAAAAAGCTGCGGAGTCAGTTAGTGCTCAAGCAGAATCTGAGCTCTCTAATGCAAAGAAGACAGTGAAAGATCTATCTTTATTAATTGAGAAGTCAAACTCGAAGGCAAAGGCGCAGATGCAAGACATTGAGATGCTAAATAAATCGAGGAGGCGCGAAGAACGGGCATTGGCTGTTAGGAACATTGAGAGTTATCAGTATGCAGAAGTGATGAGAGAACTGGAATTTGTGAAACAGGAGTTGAGTAAGCTTAAGCTAGACATGGCTCATGTTTTGGAAGAGAAATCGCGGACAGAGAAGGAAGTTGAAGCCTCAAGTTCGaaattgttttcttatttgagCTCTGCTCAAGCCCTTTCGAAGGAGATTGAGAAAGCTAATGAAGAACAAGTGCTTGTTGAGGTTGTGAGGATTGAGGCTTTGAAAGAATGCAGAGAGATAGAAGCTCAGAGAGTAAAGGAAGTCACTGAATTATACAAACTAGAATATAAGCAGTGTGAACTATAA